Proteins encoded in a region of the Rutidosis leptorrhynchoides isolate AG116_Rl617_1_P2 chromosome 9, CSIRO_AGI_Rlap_v1, whole genome shotgun sequence genome:
- the LOC139868942 gene encoding protein FAR-RED ELONGATED HYPOCOTYL 3-like yields MPFAPFVGVNHHGQSMLFGCGLVSLEDTETYVWLFKSWLECMDGHAPKAIITDQCRVIQGAVARVFPDSLHRLCLWHIMKKVPEKLGKLNQYKAIKKTLKSLVYESIQSQEFEDGWSQMIKEYALDKNNWLCSLFDDRKRWVPLYVKVIFWAGMSTIQRSEGMNAFFDDYVNSKTSLRQFVEQYDNALKSKIEKETKADFDSLNASYKLMTGFHFEKQFQASYTNAMFKLVQIELQCMLFCNHSLLKTQGTISTFNVTNILRGKRGELKRKVVYTVSFDEVGCDIQCSCHSFEFRGIVCKHMMKILIEKDVKEIPSCYILSRWRKDLKHRHYHVINCYEDLKSGGQAKQFEQLCSSFYEVAHIANSQEKYDYLLRCIASEKEKLSDDSSWGVNTNTNTISKDNNIVSEPKKLLLPPAQVRSKGRPPTKRNESKIEQITKKKRKTNVHEANGISSVNDNTHKRGCDFDLNH; encoded by the exons ATGCCTTTTGCTCCTTTTGTTGGAGTGAATCACCATGGACAATCTATGTTATTTGGATGTGGTTTAGTTTCACTCGAGGATACGGAAACATATGTATGGTTATTTAAGTCATGGTTAGAATGCATGGATGGACATGCACCAAAAGCAATAATAACAGACCAGTGTCGAGTAATTCAAGGAGCTGTGGCACGTGTATTCCCCGATTCTCTTCATCGACTTTGCCTTTGGCATATTATGAAAAAGGTCCCGGAAAAATTGGGCAAGTTGAATCAATATAAAGCAATAAAGAAGACATTAAAATCTCTTGTATATGAGTCTATACAGTCTCAAGAGTTTGAGGATGGATGGTCCCAAATGATAAAAGAGTATGCCCTTGATAAGAATAATTGGTTATGCTCATTGTTTGATGATCGAAAGCGTTGGGTGCCATTGTATGTCAAGGTAATATTTTGGGCGGGGATGTCTACTATACAGAGAAGTGAAGGTATGAATGCTTTCTTTGACGATTACGTTAATTCTAAAACATCTTTGCGACAATTTGTTGAACAATATGACAATGCACTAAAAAGCAAGATAGAGAAAGAAACTAAGGCTGATTTCGACTCTCTCAATGCGTCATATAAATTGATGACTGGATTCCactttgaaaaacaatttcaagcaTCCTACACTAACGCGATGTTTAAGTTAGTTCAAATTGAGCTACAGTGTATGCTGTTTTGCAATCACTCACTACTAAAAACACAAGGTACAATATCTACGTTTAATGTTACGAATATTCTTCGAGGAAAACGTGGAGAATTGAAAAGAAAAGTTGTATACACCGTGAGTTTTGATGAAGTTGGATGTGATATTCAATGTTCTTGTCATTCGTTTGAGTTTCGGGGAATTGTTTGTAAGCATATGATGAAGATCTTGATTGAGAAGGATGTTAAAGAAATTCCTTCATGCTATATTTTGTCTAGATGGAGAAAAGATTTAAAACATCGACACTACCATGTGATCAATTGTTACGAAGATTTGAAGAGTGGAGGGCAGGCTAAACAATTTGAACAATTGTGTTCTTCTTTTTATGAAGTTGCACATATTGCTAATTCGCAAGAAAAATATGATTATCTACTAAGATGTATAGCTTCGGAAAAAGAAAAGTTGTCCGATGATTCGAGTTGGGGTGTTAATACTAACACAAATACTATATCAAAAGATAATAATATTGTTTCGGAGCCGAAGAAACTCTTACTGCCGCCCGCACAAGTACGTAGTAAAGGGCGCCCACCAACAAAGAGGAATGAATCAAAAATAGAACAGATTACAAAAAAGAAGAGAAAGACAAAT GTACACGAAGCAAATGGTATAAGTTCTGTCAATGACAATACACACAAGCGAGGCTGCGACTTTGATCTCAATCATTGA